The following are from one region of the Pleurodeles waltl isolate 20211129_DDA chromosome 4_1, aPleWal1.hap1.20221129, whole genome shotgun sequence genome:
- the LOC138288361 gene encoding zinc finger protein 776-like isoform X2, translated as MRQQRGMLKDQAKSTVFRKPSAIFKMDSKESSYSSGSSVTPSSSAPAEQPVTGKEKDPNNWGNCQQSLSYHGNLLKKLRLPTEDKPYSCKKCERSFSQKEHLAFHTRIHEGSRHYSCSECEKNLSGKTSVYSL; from the exons ATGCGCCAACAAAGGGGGATGCTGAaagatcaggcaaaaa GCACAGTCTTCAGGAAACCATCCGCTATATTCAAGATGGACTCCAAAGAATCGTCCTATAGCAGCGGGTCAAGTGTTACTCCTTCCAGCAGTGCTCCAG CGGAGCAACCAGTGACCGGGAAAGAGAAAGACCCCAACAACTGGGGTAACTGCCAGCAGTCCCTCAGCTATCATGGGAATCTGCTGAAGAAGCTCAGGCTGCCTACAGAGGACAAGCCCTATTCCTGCAAGAAGTGCGAGAGGAGTTTCAGCCAGAAGGAACATCTCGCCTTCCACACACGAATCCACGAAGGGAGCAGGCACTATTCCTGCAGCGAATGTGAGAAGAACTTAAGTGGAAAGACGAGTGTCTATAGCCTTTGA